From Carya illinoinensis cultivar Pawnee chromosome 5, C.illinoinensisPawnee_v1, whole genome shotgun sequence, one genomic window encodes:
- the LOC122308862 gene encoding probable methyltransferase At1g27930, which translates to MKKSRSVTEKTMFIAMALAGLMGGAVLISSFIGSGENYLLCALAGSPRSLAVASHSPTETQLRAILHYATSSVVPQQSLAEISVSFEVLKSRAPCNFLVFGLGHDSLMWTSLNPRGTTLFLEEDPKWVQTVLKDSPELRAHTVKYRTKLSQADNLLSSYRSEPQCSPRNAVLRGNTLCRLALDNLPDEVYEKEWDLIMVDAPRGYSAELPGRMGAIFSAAVMARNRKGSGVTHVFLHDVDRRVEKIFAEEFLCRKYLVKAVGRLWHFEIPSAANASDGGSNSVSFC; encoded by the coding sequence atgaagaaaagcCGTTCAGTTACCGAAAAGACAATGTTCATCGCCATGGCTCTGGCCGGTCTAATGGGCGGTGCTGTGCTCATCTCCAGCTTCATCGGATCTGGAGAGAACTACCTACTCTGCGCGCTGGCCGGCAGCCCAAGAAGCCTCGCCGTCGCCTCTCACTCACCCACGGAGACCCAGCTCCGAGCCATCCTCCACTACGCCACCTCGAGTGTGGTCCCACAACAGTCCCTGGCGGAGATTTCCGTCTCCTTTGAGGTCCTCAAGTCACGCGCGCCTTGCAACTTCCTCGTCTTCGGGCTCGGTCACGACTCGCTCATGTGGACCTCGCTTAATCCACGCGGCACGACGCTATTCCTCGAGGAGGACCCCAAATGGGTCCAGACCGTTCTTAAGGACTCCCCTGAACTCCGGGCACACACGGTCAAGTACCGCACGAAGCTCTCACAGGCCGACAACCTGCTATCCTCTTACCGGTCCGAACCGCAGTGTTCGCCGCGAAATGCTGTCCTACGCGGCAACACCCTGTGCCGGTTAGCGCTGGATAACCTGCCAGATGAGGTCTACGAGAAGGAGTGGGACTTGATCATGGTCGATGCGCCGCGCGGGTACTCTGCGGAGTTACCGGGTCGGATGGGCGCGATCTTCTCGGCGGCTGTAATGGCGAGGAACAGGAAGGGATCCGGGGTGACGCACGTGTTCCTACACGATGTTGATCGGAGGGTAGAGAAGATTTTCGCTGAGGAGTTCCTGTGTAGGAAATACTTGGTCAAGGCCGTAGGAAGGCTCTGGCACTTCGAAATACCGTCGGCAGCTAACGCGAGCGATGGTGGCAGTAACAGTGTTAGTTTTTGCTAG